CCGGATCGGACTGCAGATCACTGAGTTCACTGTCCATGCTTGGGACTTGGTCAAGGCAACCGGGGTCCATGTGATCTTGGATCCTGTGCTGGCCGAACAGTCTTTGGCCTGGTCCCAGCGAATGCTCAAGATGGAGCATCGTGGAGCGGATCGGGGCATCGGTTTGGAGGTTCGTGTCCCCATAGCCTCGGACCCCTACACCCAGCTTGCCGGCTGGTTTGGTCGCACCCCCTATTTCCGGGCCGGGCCACGCGTGGAATCCCTCAGTCAGCCGTAATGCCGCCTCAGCTCGGAGCTCATGCGCAGCGGCGCGGTCCCGTCCTTGGCATTTCTACTCTTTGGTAACCTTCTGGTTGCAACTTCCCAATCCATGCAGGATGGCGCGTGCAAGTCTGGTATTCATTAAGTATCAAATACGTGGGAGCCGTCACACAAGGGTGTGTGGCGGCTCTCCATGTAAGGCACAAGAGAAAGTTTGCTGATGGCAAAGAATAAGTTCGGCCTTAGCTCGGTGATTGCCGTTGCAGGCGTCTCCGTCCTCGCCATGACGGCCTGTACAGGCCCCGCAGGTGGAGAAAACAACAGCGGCGCCGCAGGTGGACCGGTTGTTGTCGGTACCACCGACAAGACCACGTTCCTGGATCCGGCAGGGTCCTACGACAACGGCTCGTTCATGGTCATGAACCAGATTTACCCGTTTGTGCTGAACTCGGAAGCTGGCAGCGCAGACCCCAAGCCGGATATTGCAGAATCGGCGGAATTCACCTCACCCACCGAATACACCGTAAAGCTCAAGGCTGGCCTCAAGTGGGCTAACGGCACCGACTTGGATTCCAAGGACGTGAAGTTCTCCTTCGACCGGCAGGTCAAGATTAATGACGTCAACGGACCGGCATCCCTGCTAGGTAATCTAGACAGTGTTGAAGCCCCTGACGCCACCACCGTGGTGTTCAAGCTCAAGGTCGGCAACGACCAGACCTTCCCGCAGGTACTGACCAGCCCGGCGGCGCCCATTGTGGATGACAGCGTCTTCAGTGCCGACGCCATCACCCCCGATGAGACCATCATTGCTGGCAAGTCATACGCCGGACAGTTCACCATTGATTCCTTCAAGAAGAACCAGCTGATCTCCTTCAAGAAGAACCCGGATTACAAGGGCCTGCTGGGTCCTGCTAAGTCCGAATCGGTGACGATCAAATACTTCGCCGATTCCAACAACTTGAAGCTGGAAGTTCAGAAGGGCAGCATCGACGTTGCGTGGCGCTCCCTCACGGCCACCGACATTGAGAGCCTCAAGAGCGATAAAAACGTCAAGGTTGATGTAGGACCCGGTGGCGAGATTCGCTACATCGTGTTCAACTTCGACATCATGCCGTTCGGCGCCAAGACACCCGATGCTGATGCTAAGAAGGCACTGGCCGTGCGCCAGGCTATGGCTGACTCCATTGACCGGGCAAAGATTGCAGACCAGGTATACAAGGGCACTTACCTGCCTCTGTACTCGCCGGTCCCCGCCGGATTCACCGGAGCCATCGAACCACTGAAGTCCGAATACGGCGACGGCAAGGGTGGCCCGGATGTTGTCAAGGCAGCCAAGGCACTCGCTGATGCTGGCGTTCAAACACCTGTGAAGTTGGACTTGCAGTACAACCCGGACCACTACGGTTCCTCCTCAGGTGATGAGTATGCGGCTATCAAGTCGCAGCTGGAAGCAACCAAGCTGTTCACGGTCAACCTCCAGTCGACCGAGTGGGTTTCCTACTCCAAGCAGCGCAGCGAAAAGGGTGGAATTTACCCGATGTACCAGCTTGGCTGGTTCCCGGACTACTCCGATGCTGACAACTACCTGACCCCGTTCTTCAGTGAGAAAAACTTCCTAGGCAACCACTACAGCAACCCGGAAGTTCAGAAGATGATCACCGAACAGGTGACCACCAACGATCCGGCCAAGCGCACCAAGCTGATCGAAGACATTCAGACGGCTGAGTCCAAGGACCTGTCTACTCTGCCGCTGTTGCAGGGTGCCCAGGTTGCGGTTTCCGGTGCCAACGTCAACGGCACCAAGGACACGTTGGATGCTTCCTTCAAGTTCCGTTTGGGCGTTCTGTCCAAGTAAGGCAACTTCGGTAGCCACTGGATATTCTCCACAGTAAATGGGCGGGGCCATCTGAAAAGGATGCCCCGCCCTTTTGCACGGACCCAACCTTTTACACGTTCACGATAAGTGCATCCACGAGCACAGCATCAAAAGAAACAGGCGCACATGACCGCATTGATTGACCTGCCGGCGGAAGAACCCGCACTGCAGGCCCCCAAGAGTAAGAGGAAAACAGGCGGTAGCTTGGGCAAGTACCTTGCTATCCGCTTTGTTCTGATCTTTCCCACCATTTTCATCCTCGTCACCATGGTGTTCTTCCTGATGCGCCTCACTGGTGACCCCATCACGGCAGCCCTCGGTGGTCGGCTGCCGGCGGACCAACTAGCGGTACGCATTCACGAGGCCGGCTATGACCGGCCCCTCTTCATCCAGTACTTCGAGTACTTGGGCCAGATCGCCACTGGAAACTTTGGCCGCACCATCTCGGATAACCTGTTGATCTCTGACATGTTGGCCACGTATGGCTCGGCAACACTGGAATTGGCCGTCAACTCACTCGTCGTGGCCCTGCTGATCGGTATCCCGTTGGGCATGCTGGCTGCTTACAAGCGCGACAAATGGCAGGACGCCATCGCCCGCGTGGCGGCTATCGCTTTCTACGCCACACCGGTGTTCTTCGCAGGCCTGATCCTGAAGCTCATCTTCTCCATCTGGCTCGGCTGGTTCCCCGTAGCGGGCCGAGGCACCACCAGCACGGAAATCTTCATGGCCCAGCTGGAATCGCCGTCCGGCATTTACTGGCTCGATGCCCTGCGCAGTGGCAACATGAGCGTATTCTGGGACGTCGCCCAGCATGCCGTCCTGCCAGCCGTTGCCCTCGGTCTGCTGACCGCAGGCATCTTCTTGCGCTTGGTGCGCACCAACATGATCGGCACGCTGAGCCGGGACTACGTTGAGGCTGGACGTTCTCGTGGCGTCAGCGAATTCCGTCTCATCACCAAGCACGCGTACAAGCCTGCGCTGATCCCCATTATCACCGTGATGGGTCTGCAGATTGCGCTCCTCCTTGGCGGGGCAGTCCTGACCGAGACCACTTTCGAGTGGAAGGGACTCGGCTTCCAGCTGGCCCAATACCTCACAGCGCGTGACTTCGTGGCTGTGCAAGGGATCGTAGTTCTCCTGGCAGTCATCGTGGCGGTCACCAACTTCATCGTGGATGTCATTGCCGCGTTGATCGACCCGAGGGTGAGGTACTAGCCATGGAGACTAAAAAGTCGCTTTTCAGCCGCCTGCCCGTCATTGCACAGCTCAAAAAGAGTATGGGGCTCCAACGTGGCATGCTCGTCGCGGGCATCGTCCTCACGCTGATCTTTTTACTGACCGCAGCGTTGGCGCCCGTAATTTCGCCCTACGGCCCCACCCAGCGATTCGACGAAACCCAGGCAGCGCCGTCGTCCGTTCACCTTTGGGGTACGACGGCGGGAGGTTACGATGTCCTCTCCCGCACCATTTGGGGGGCCCAGACAGCGGTCTTCGTAATTGTGATTGCGGTGGCTCTATCCATTTTCATTGGTGTCATCTTGGGCTTGCTCTCCGGTTACCTCGGGGGTTGGCTTGACCGGATTCTGGTGGTGGTGGCAGACGCTATTTACGCGTTCCCCACACTGCTGCTGGCCATGGTCATGTCCATTGCGCTCACGCAGGGAAGTTCGGATATGTGGGCGGGTATTTTTGCGGCGGCTATCTCCATCACCGTCGTGTTCATCCCGCAGTACTTCCGCGTGATCCGTGCCGAAACGATTCGGCTCAAGGCCGAACCGTTTGTGGAATCCGCCATTGTGGTGGGCGCCTCCACCGTTCGCATCATGGCCCGGCACATTTTCAAGAACGCCACCCGGACCTTGCCGTTGATCTTCACACTCAATGCCTCCGAGGCGATCTTGACTTTGGCTGGGCTTGGCTTCTTGGGCTTCGGTATTGAGCCGTCATCCGCAGCGGAATGGGGCTACGATCTCAACCACGCGCAGTCGGATGCTACCGCCGGTATTTGGTGGACGGGTGTGTTCCCAGGTGCTGCCATTGTGCTGACGGTGCTGGGCCTGACTCTCCTCGGTGAGTCCATGAACGATCTCAATGACCCGCGCCTGCGTGGACGCAAAAAGACAAAGAAGAACGCCGCGAAGAAGCAAGAGGAGTTGGTGGAAGCATGAGCCGCTCCACAGAAAACGCAGCTAACGCCAGCGTGCCCAAGGGTGAAAAATCGCCTCGATCAGTCCTTGAAATTGCGGATCTGAAGGTAACCTTTGCCACGGATCAGGGCGATGTTCTGGCTGTAAAAGACGTCTCGTTCACGGTGGCTCCGGGTGAAATTGTTGCCATTGTGGGTGAATCAGGTTCCGGCAAGACCGTCACGGCAAAGACCATCTTGGGGCTACTGCCGGAGACTGCCGACAGTAGTGGGGCCGTGATTATTTCCGGTAACGACGTTTTGAGCGTCAGCGCCCAAGAAATGCGTCAGATCCGGGGTCGCGATGTAGCCATGGTGTTCCAAGAGCCATCCACGGCACTTAACCCCGTGTACACAGTGGGCTGGCAGATTGCCGAGGGCCTGCGTGCCCATCGTCCTGAGGGGAAGCGTGTGGGCAAGAAGGAAGCCCGCAAACTTGCCATCGAGGCGTTAGCCAAGGTGGGCATTCCGGAGCCGGAGAAGCGGGTTGATTATTACCCGCACCAATTCTCTGGAGGGCAGAAGCAGCGTGTGGTTATCGCAGCAGCGTTGGCCCTGAACCCCGGCTTGATTGTGGCTGATGAGCCCACTACGGCACTTGATGTGACGGTGCAGGCGGAGATTCTGGAACTGCTCCGAGATCTGCGCGATCGCTACGGAACCTCCATTGTTCTGATTACCCACAACATGGGTGTGGTGGCAGATCTTGCCGACCGGGTGGTGGTCATGTACCAGGGCGATGTGGTGGAGGAAGCCAGCTCGGCGGTGCTCTTTGACGCGCCACAACAGGACTACACGAAGGCGCTGCTCGCTGCTGTCCCACATTTGGGCCGCAACTCCGCATCCGCTGGATTCACGGAACGAGCCTTCCAAGACAAGGAAGTACTGGTCCGGGCCACGGATCTGGAAATTGAATACCCGGGCCGCTTGGGTAGCCCCGCATTCAAGGCCGTAGACAAGGTCTCCTTCACCATTAGCGCCGGCGAGGTCTTCGGTTTGGTGGGGGAGTCCGGCTCGGGCAAGACCACCATTGGCCGCGCCATTGCAGGGTTGAATCGCACCACGGGTGGTTCGTTGAACGTGCTCGGCTACGAGATGCTCAATTACAAGGAGCGCACGTTCCGGCCCCTGCGCAAGGACATCGGCTTTGTCTTCCAAGACCCGGCGGCTTCCTTCAACCCGTACCTGAGCATTGGTGAGTGTGTGGCTGAGCCCTTGCTCATCCACACCGACCTCTCCGGGCCGGCCGTCACCAAGCGTGTTGGCGAGTTGCTGGAATCGGTCCAGCTGCCGGCCGCGTATGCCAAGCGCTTCCCGCATGAGCTTTCCGGTGGACAGCGGCAGCGTGCATCACTGGCTCGTGGTCTGGCACTGTCGCCCAAGCTGCTGATCGCGGACGAGCCCACCTCGGCACTGGATGTTTCAGTCCAGGCAAAGGTGTTGGAACTGTTCCGTGAAATCCAGAACGAATTGGGCTTCGCGGCGCTCTTCATCAGCCACGACCTTGCCGTGGTGGACATTCTGGCGCAATGGGTCGGGGTGCTCTACAAAGGCAAAATGGTGGAGCAGGGGATTGGCAACCAGGTCATGGGCAACCCGCAGGCCGATTACACCAAGCGCCTCATTGCCTCATTGCCCGTGCCCAACCCGGCGGAGCAGGCTAAACGCCGTGCCGCCCATCAGGCGTTGTTGACGGCAAAGTAAAGTAGCTCCGCTCGGCGGGACTTGAGGGAGACCTTGAGCTGGCACTTGAGCCGGCCCTCAGCCGGACCTCAGTCGGACCTCAGTCGGACCTGAAAGCGAGCCTGTGGGCGGTGCTCGGCGTGGACAGTGTTTTTGTCCCCGCCGGGCACCGCCTAAACTGTTTTCATGACCGAATCGAGCCACGCTGCGCACCTGTCCGTTGAAGACTTTGACCCGGCCGCCAGTTCCCTCACTGGAGCCGTAGCCCCGGCCGTCATGGCGGAATTGCTGTCCATCCGCTCCAGTATTGACAACTTCGATGCCACCTTGGTGTACCTGCTGGCCGAACGATTCAAGGCCACCCAGCGCGTGGGCATTCTCAAGGCCACACACCAGCTGCCCGCCGGCGATCCGGGCCGCGAGAAGGCCCAAATCCAGCGTCTGCGTGCCCTCGCCGAGTCCGCCCACTTGGACCCCGCCTTTGCCGAGAAGTTCCTCAACTTCATCATTAGCGAGGTCATCCATCATCACCAAGCCATTTCGCAGAGCCATTCCGCAGCAGCCGCCACCGGTGGTGTTCCGGTGGTCAGCTTGGATGGGCTGGGCTTTGTGGCAGATCCGCAAGCTGCGCCCGTGATGGACGACGGCGGCACGCAGCCCAAGTGACCCCCGCACCTGAGAACACCTCCAGTATTGCCCAAGGGCAAGGTGGTGCTTTTTCCGAGAGTGTCACGGCCACTGCCTTGGGCCCATGGCCGGGCACAGACCCCGTGGAAGCCACCAAGGTTTCAGTAGGGATTTTCCCTAGTCCGCACCTGCCCTTCATGCCGCAACTGCCCGCTCGCGGGGTGGGCTCGGACCCGATTGGCCGCACCGCCTCCTTACTGACCGAGTTGCCTGTGGACGTGCAGCCCTACGGCTGGCGCTTTGTGGACAGGATTGGTCTGGACTTCCGGCGAGCGGAATCGGCGCTGTCCACGGATATCAATGTGCTGGCGGATGTTGTTGGCGACGGGGAACTCTCTCCGGAAGCACTGAAGATCCAAATGGTGGGCCCCTTCTCGCTGGCCGCGGCCATCCACCTGCACTATGGCGAGCGATCGTTGCGGGACTACGGAGCTCGACGCGATATTGCCCAGTCCTTGGCAGCAGGCCTGGCCATCCACGCTCAGAAGGTGCAAGCTGGCGTTCCCG
The Arthrobacter alpinus genome window above contains:
- a CDS encoding ABC transporter substrate-binding protein is translated as MAKNKFGLSSVIAVAGVSVLAMTACTGPAGGENNSGAAGGPVVVGTTDKTTFLDPAGSYDNGSFMVMNQIYPFVLNSEAGSADPKPDIAESAEFTSPTEYTVKLKAGLKWANGTDLDSKDVKFSFDRQVKINDVNGPASLLGNLDSVEAPDATTVVFKLKVGNDQTFPQVLTSPAAPIVDDSVFSADAITPDETIIAGKSYAGQFTIDSFKKNQLISFKKNPDYKGLLGPAKSESVTIKYFADSNNLKLEVQKGSIDVAWRSLTATDIESLKSDKNVKVDVGPGGEIRYIVFNFDIMPFGAKTPDADAKKALAVRQAMADSIDRAKIADQVYKGTYLPLYSPVPAGFTGAIEPLKSEYGDGKGGPDVVKAAKALADAGVQTPVKLDLQYNPDHYGSSSGDEYAAIKSQLEATKLFTVNLQSTEWVSYSKQRSEKGGIYPMYQLGWFPDYSDADNYLTPFFSEKNFLGNHYSNPEVQKMITEQVTTNDPAKRTKLIEDIQTAESKDLSTLPLLQGAQVAVSGANVNGTKDTLDASFKFRLGVLSK
- a CDS encoding ABC transporter permease yields the protein MTALIDLPAEEPALQAPKSKRKTGGSLGKYLAIRFVLIFPTIFILVTMVFFLMRLTGDPITAALGGRLPADQLAVRIHEAGYDRPLFIQYFEYLGQIATGNFGRTISDNLLISDMLATYGSATLELAVNSLVVALLIGIPLGMLAAYKRDKWQDAIARVAAIAFYATPVFFAGLILKLIFSIWLGWFPVAGRGTTSTEIFMAQLESPSGIYWLDALRSGNMSVFWDVAQHAVLPAVALGLLTAGIFLRLVRTNMIGTLSRDYVEAGRSRGVSEFRLITKHAYKPALIPIITVMGLQIALLLGGAVLTETTFEWKGLGFQLAQYLTARDFVAVQGIVVLLAVIVAVTNFIVDVIAALIDPRVRY
- a CDS encoding ABC transporter permease, whose product is METKKSLFSRLPVIAQLKKSMGLQRGMLVAGIVLTLIFLLTAALAPVISPYGPTQRFDETQAAPSSVHLWGTTAGGYDVLSRTIWGAQTAVFVIVIAVALSIFIGVILGLLSGYLGGWLDRILVVVADAIYAFPTLLLAMVMSIALTQGSSDMWAGIFAAAISITVVFIPQYFRVIRAETIRLKAEPFVESAIVVGASTVRIMARHIFKNATRTLPLIFTLNASEAILTLAGLGFLGFGIEPSSAAEWGYDLNHAQSDATAGIWWTGVFPGAAIVLTVLGLTLLGESMNDLNDPRLRGRKKTKKNAAKKQEELVEA
- a CDS encoding dipeptide ABC transporter ATP-binding protein; protein product: MSRSTENAANASVPKGEKSPRSVLEIADLKVTFATDQGDVLAVKDVSFTVAPGEIVAIVGESGSGKTVTAKTILGLLPETADSSGAVIISGNDVLSVSAQEMRQIRGRDVAMVFQEPSTALNPVYTVGWQIAEGLRAHRPEGKRVGKKEARKLAIEALAKVGIPEPEKRVDYYPHQFSGGQKQRVVIAAALALNPGLIVADEPTTALDVTVQAEILELLRDLRDRYGTSIVLITHNMGVVADLADRVVVMYQGDVVEEASSAVLFDAPQQDYTKALLAAVPHLGRNSASAGFTERAFQDKEVLVRATDLEIEYPGRLGSPAFKAVDKVSFTISAGEVFGLVGESGSGKTTIGRAIAGLNRTTGGSLNVLGYEMLNYKERTFRPLRKDIGFVFQDPAASFNPYLSIGECVAEPLLIHTDLSGPAVTKRVGELLESVQLPAAYAKRFPHELSGGQRQRASLARGLALSPKLLIADEPTSALDVSVQAKVLELFREIQNELGFAALFISHDLAVVDILAQWVGVLYKGKMVEQGIGNQVMGNPQADYTKRLIASLPVPNPAEQAKRRAAHQALLTAK
- a CDS encoding chorismate mutase yields the protein MTESSHAAHLSVEDFDPAASSLTGAVAPAVMAELLSIRSSIDNFDATLVYLLAERFKATQRVGILKATHQLPAGDPGREKAQIQRLRALAESAHLDPAFAEKFLNFIISEVIHHHQAISQSHSAAAATGGVPVVSLDGLGFVADPQAAPVMDDGGTQPK